The Arenibacter algicola region CAAAGAAGATGAGCCCGGTCCATTTATGCTTCAAGGAGATCATCATCCTATCGAATTCAGAAATATAATTGTTACACCCATGGTTACTGGTATGTAATGTCTATTTCCGTAGTATTAAGCTTTAATTCAAAGGTCTCAAACTTTATATTTAGCCCTCCAAAAAAGGGGATAGTTTGAAACCTTATACATCTTGAATGGATAGTTGGTCTTTAATAATACTCCGTTCATTAGCCTTATTCTAAAATTCACTTGATGTGCGTTGCTTTATTCTGAGTCCTCCTTCCGTACCACTCCTATAACGAAGCCAGGCTTTATATTTGTTAAAAAGGTTATTGGTGATATCCTGAAACCATATTGACGTAAATCTACAAAACCACTTCATAGACTTCATTTTAACAAACAAGCCCCTTCGGAAGTAGGGCAACACTTTCGCTCCAATATTCCCCACACGCCCACGTTCCTCTTGTCCACTGGGGAAGTCTTTATGTTCCAGTTTACTTTAACACCAACCTGCCTGCGGGAAAGAACAAGCTGAAAATACAGCTTGACTTTTCTTCTCCCTAGCCACAATCATTCCTATCCATTGAAATGTTCCATAGCCTCCAGTTTGCACTTTTAAAATCATACGCTTCAAATAATAAAGGGAATGCTGCTGTCGAGTTATATTGAAATATGTAAATATAAATATATTCGTATATGTACCTATGTACATAGGATTTGGGTAATAGGAAGTTTTTTTTGTTATAAAGTAGGAACAAATCCGATCCGCCCATTTTCAGTAATTTATCATTAGAAAAAGAATTGAAAATATTAATCTTCGGAGAAGATAGCAAGTTATGTTTTAAGCATCTTAAAACTCCTACTTCTGGCGAAGTGAAAACCAATAAGAATATCGTAAAATATGCTAGTAATCACCAAAAAGGAAGGTAAGACGTATGAGGGAAAGGAAACGGGAGTCTATCCTAACATTTCGTTTCAATATCAGAGAATACGATTAATCAAGTAAAATATGCGAATCCTATAACTTGAATATTTTGGAAATGGAATGTAATAAGTCCTCTTCTTAGAAGATTGGTCTTACAACAAGATGCTGACGTAAAGATAATGCTCCTCGGTTCATATTGATGTTTAAGCAAACGAAAATGAAACTTGACCGATAAGGTGTTACTTGCCCAGTCAATACTTTTTTGCGCCCTACTAAGTTTTTTCTTAACGCTTATCTACCGGAACGCTAAAGAAACTCCGCAGGATCCTCGTGCAGGTAAGTTCTGGTAAGGATTTGGGGTTGGACGAGAAATTTATTCACCTTGAAAACCCCGCTGAATTTCCAATAATGGTTTTAGACTTTCCTCAACAGTAGTATTGGCCCAATTTGCCATGATCTTCCCAATTTCACTGGTATTGACATCCATCGTATTTTTTTCTAGAAGATTGGTCAGCCTTTCATTGAGTTTTTCATTCCTGATTCCTATTTTCTTCATCTCCCGACCCATAACACGTGCGGCAATGAGATTAAGCCCAAAATCATCATCGCCAAATAAATCTGAATGATGCTCGTAAATTTGGTCGGTATACATTTCAAAAAAGTGGGTTAGTATTGTCAGAATGTCCTTTAGGTCATCCCTTCGGATTTCAGGACGGTCTTCCCAAGCGATGAGTTTTAGAATAACGATTCCGGGCAAGTTGCAAAATTTAAAGCGATGTTTCCCTTCCAATTCCACTTCAGGCAAGCCATTCTCATAGATTTCCATAAAGCCGGGCATATTCAAACTGGTACCCCCTGTACCTTCAATACTTACTTTGAAATTTTCATCTTCAATGTTTCCGAAGGGAAGTAAATCAACTTGCATTCTTCCTTGCCACAGTAGCACAAAATTATTCTCTTTGGAAGGTTGAAAGTGTTCGATTTCAATGAGGTAATCCTTCAAACTTTTATAGCTTCTATTATCTTCGATAAAGACAGCGAAATCGATATCCCTTGTAATCCTACTTGGTGGAATTTCATTAATTGCTGTCATCCATACATCACGGGCGATGGCACCGACCAAGTAAAAATCGATATTGAATTTTTTAAAACCTCGTTCCAAAGCCGCTAACATTTCTAAAAAGTCGGGTCTTTGCCGAAGTTGTTTAAAATTTATCCTGTAAGTACTCATTATATATTTTTTCTGCGGTTTCGGTACAACGTCTATCCCCTTTCATTAATAGGTCAGCATAAGCAAGCAAAGGATGAACTGCATCTTTTTCCTTTGTATTGTCTTTCCAGAATTTTTCGTAGATCTTGACATTACCGCTTTGATCGGGAACAAGTCTATAATTTTTCATCAGTTCGTTTCTCGGTTCCTTGGTGTATAAGGTCAATTCCTCTGGTCGAAGGTAATTAGTATAAATATCCCCAGCGGGTTCTCCACCCCAGAATGTTTCGCCCTCTTTTAATTTAATGTCCTTCCAATTGAAAAAAGTATCATTATCCGCAAAACGATATGTTCCAATGGCTAGATTTGGTTTCAACTTTTTTTCGTAGGCCATAATCCATTTTTCAAGGAGCTTTTTTTTATTTTCCATTATATAGGTATCCTTAGTAATTGGAATGAGGAAACCGTCATCTTTTAGTCCATTGAAGATGTTCGTAATATTACCGATACCTGTATCCGTTTTATCGGCTATCTCTCGATAAGTTTTGTTGACCCATGTATCGTCCAATAGGAACTGGTAAACAACCCTTAGTCCGGTTTTGGTAAATGCCCTATTCGTGGTCTTATTCTTAATTTCGATGGGTTCATTGGCATCTAGCCAAAGGAAGATTCCATTTTCATTAAGGTAAATATTACCGTTTGCCTCAAGGTAAGCGATATTCCTATTACGCAGCTCTTGTTTTATTTTGGGAAATATGCGTTGTGCAACTATCATAAATGGATGATACTCCTTGGCAAAAGCCTCCAATTTAGTTAGATGGATATTTCTTAGCTCCTTTTTAATTTCTATACCTAGCTGGATGGTTCGGTTGTTCAGGGTAAGGTTTATCATGCCATCCAAGACTTCATTGGGGGCGTTATCAAGCCATTTGGCTTCGAATTTACCTGTTTTCTGAAGGTTGGCCAATGCGTATTGCACAATTTCCTGATCGTTCATTGTTCACTTTATTTTATTGTTCACGAAAACGTGAATTGAATAACATTGTGAACAAAAGTACATAATTATTTTGATATGCAATAATTTATTAGGGCGAAGACATATTAGAGAAAATCAGGAGCAATGTGCAGACAGGTCAGAAACCAATGACATTATCAAGAGCATCGTCCAAATCTTTGTTTATAAAGTTTTGTTGGTAGTCAATGGTTGTTTTGATATCAGAATGGTTATACAGCTTCTGCAAGACTTGTAACGGAATTCGGTCTCCGGAGATATTGCCAAAGGAATGACGTGATATGTGCATAGTGATTTTTTTTGTTATTTCGGCTCTGTCGGCAATTTGTCCTAGATATCTATTCAGTCTTTTGTTTGCCGTTTTGCTCACTCTCAGAATGTCTTTGGGATTATTGGCTGCTTCTCTTAATTCAGGGAAGATATAATCGCCCTGTGAACTTTTTGTAGGGAGGTACTCGTCTAATATTTTTTGAAGTTTACCGTGAATTTTGAGCGAAAGGTTTTTTTGATTTTTGTTCATAGTATAATATATCCGTTCTCCCTGCACGTTTGCCCACTTCATTTGAACTACATCTGAAACCCGCATCCCGGCGAGATAGAAACTAAAAAGAAATACATTGCGAGTGTGGTGTTGTTTTGGGTTGTCAGAAAGGTCTAAATCTTCGATCATTTTGATTTCCTCCGAAGTAAGACCGATTTTAATAGATTTGGGAATTCTAATTTTAATCTTTCCGTCGTGGTTTCCGAAAGGATAATTGTCTTTGGAGACAAGGCCCTGTTGTGAGGCTCTGTTGTGCAATGTACGTATGAAAATCAATGTGTTTACTATACTTCTTTCCCCAACGGAATCTTTAGTACTTCTTAAATAGGAGATAAAGCCTCGCAAAAAAAGAGGGGTAATAGCTTCGAAGGTCAAGGTTTTTGCCCTAGGATACTTTTTTATTCTATTTAATAAGGGTCGTTCGCAATTGATGCGAGAGTACTTTTTGTTCTTTTCCAATTCCTCGAAGTAAGCTTCGGCAAATGTGTAAAACGAGTTACTTTTATATTTACCTGAAATGGTCTTTTTTATCTCGGCAATTTGTGTTTTCGAATTGACCTCGGTCTCAACATCTAATAGTGTTTTATTTATTTCTATAACTTTAGAGGATATGAAGTTGTTTAAACGAGCCGAGTTGGGGTGGCTTTTTTTAACTTTGCTCGTTACTTCGTCCCAATACTTTGGTTTAATTTTCTGACCTGTATGGATATAAGTCGATTTCCTGTTTTTAGTAATGCGAATGGCGATGGTGCATTCCCCGGCCTTATTCTCTTTTTTCCAAAGTAATGCTTTGATCGTTGCCATTTGTTCTTTTTATAAAGATACAAAAATTGGTAAAACAATGTTAAAACAAATGGTGGTTTTATATGGCTTTTTATGGTATTATTTGATTTGTAAAATTTCATAAGTAATTGATAATTAGGTTTTTTGGTATTTATAGGTGCAAATTAGAAAAAACTTAGGATCTAGTGCCGTGAGGTGTGAGAGTTCGAGTCTCTCCGCCTGTACTTAGTAAAAGCTCTTCAGAAATGGGGAGCTTTTTTTATGGCCAAAGGTTATCTTTTAGAGGATCAAGTACAATTTGGATCAAGTACAATTGGATCAATCCTAAAAGTTGTGTGTGAATTGAAAATAGAATAAGATCGGATCAAGAACAATTGTTGTGTTTATGCAAATATTGTGGTTAATCTATAAAGGAAGAATTCTGTATTTCTAACGCCTCTGAACTGTGATAATAGGTTATGTGATCCTCGGTGTTCATACTCACTTTTAAAACTTCTATTGTTTTGTTTTTCAGGATAATGTCAAATTTTTTTAATGTTTTGGATACCGTTGGATCTGTTGATGTATAAATTATAAGGCCAACCAGTAAAAGCAGAGGTGTCAGGTTAAAATTATTCTTATGTATATAACAAAATAAGGTATATAAATACCAACCACAGCTAACAAAAGTCATTTTTGGAAGTAATTATTTTGGTAGCCTTGCCTGGGGTATGGAAACAATAGGCTTATGGGGCTATATGAGAGTAGTTGGCAAATAGTATCAAGCCTGAATGATGTAGATAATTCAATTTTGCAGAAGAAATAAAAAGCATTACTATTGTTAAACAAGTGTTAAACTATCATGCGTTGATAGTATTACTATTATATTTGCGAGTGTTAAAATTGAGGTATGGAACGTCTATTTGGGTCAGTCACAATTAAAATAAATGATAAAATCTTTGTTAAGGACCCAGCTTCTTCGGATTTGGGGAAGCGGATTATTGAACAAAGTATCTTAATGATAAACGATATTGGGTTTGAGGGTTTTACCTTTAAAAAGTTAGGTCACCAAATTGGTTCCAATGAAAGCTCCATATACCGTTACTTTGAGAACAAACACAAGTTGTTGTTGTACCTTACCTCCTGGTATTGGGGTTGGTTGGAGTATCAGTTAGTATTTGCTACCAATAGTATTGCCGACACTTCTGAAAAATTAAAAAAGGCGATAGAAATTGTTACCCGACCCACGGTACAGGATTCCGCTTTCTCCC contains the following coding sequences:
- a CDS encoding type IV toxin-antitoxin system AbiEi family antitoxin, giving the protein MNDQEIVQYALANLQKTGKFEAKWLDNAPNEVLDGMINLTLNNRTIQLGIEIKKELRNIHLTKLEAFAKEYHPFMIVAQRIFPKIKQELRNRNIAYLEANGNIYLNENGIFLWLDANEPIEIKNKTTNRAFTKTGLRVVYQFLLDDTWVNKTYREIADKTDTGIGNITNIFNGLKDDGFLIPITKDTYIMENKKKLLEKWIMAYEKKLKPNLAIGTYRFADNDTFFNWKDIKLKEGETFWGGEPAGDIYTNYLRPEELTLYTKEPRNELMKNYRLVPDQSGNVKIYEKFWKDNTKEKDAVHPLLAYADLLMKGDRRCTETAEKIYNEYLQDKF
- a CDS encoding site-specific integrase, encoding MATIKALLWKKENKAGECTIAIRITKNRKSTYIHTGQKIKPKYWDEVTSKVKKSHPNSARLNNFISSKVIEINKTLLDVETEVNSKTQIAEIKKTISGKYKSNSFYTFAEAYFEELEKNKKYSRINCERPLLNRIKKYPRAKTLTFEAITPLFLRGFISYLRSTKDSVGERSIVNTLIFIRTLHNRASQQGLVSKDNYPFGNHDGKIKIRIPKSIKIGLTSEEIKMIEDLDLSDNPKQHHTRNVFLFSFYLAGMRVSDVVQMKWANVQGERIYYTMNKNQKNLSLKIHGKLQKILDEYLPTKSSQGDYIFPELREAANNPKDILRVSKTANKRLNRYLGQIADRAEITKKITMHISRHSFGNISGDRIPLQVLQKLYNHSDIKTTIDYQQNFINKDLDDALDNVIGF
- a CDS encoding TetR/AcrR family transcriptional regulator, with protein sequence MERLFGSVTIKINDKIFVKDPASSDLGKRIIEQSILMINDIGFEGFTFKKLGHQIGSNESSIYRYFENKHKLLLYLTSWYWGWLEYQLVFATNSIADTSEKLKKAIEIVTRPTVQDSAFSHINEVSLSNIVINEYSKSYLTKEIDTENKEGYFVIYKRMIERFNEMIHAVNSEYKYPSSLASTILEGSLHQYFLKDHFPSLTDCHEKGDATKYFTDLVFHTLMAKQNG